TACATCACCACTACGTCACATTACAAACATAATGCTGCTACATTCTTGCAATGCAAATACAACTGGCTAGTAGAGTGTGAATTGGTGAGTCAGTCACTTGACTGCGTAACCATTGCCTCGATCCGTCCATCCTTGTCGTAGGCCTCCACGATCTTCTTGGCATACCCGGGGATGTGCTGCTCAGCTCTCTGTTTTCCCCATGCCCGCCTAACATGCAGGTAATTCCGAATGGTGTGATAATCCAGAGAGTAGCGTGCGAACTCCAGACCCTTGGGTCCAACCTGAAACAGCATATCGTACAATACAATCTGGTTATTTATTCGTGTTCAGTTAACATTACAAATCTCATGCCATCCTCCCCTGCAGACGACCAAGAACTAACCAGGTTCAGCAGGAAGGCCAGAATGTCGCCGACAAATCTAGGAGCTGGTTTCGAAGGGCCTTTCCCTGTAGATTCATTCGTTTATTTACATGAATGTGAGCCAAATACATCATTGTTACTAGTTTTATACCACTGCAAAGTACTAGTATTTAATAGACATGATTAGGGGAGGTACCCAATTTTGCAGCATCGTCAGCTTTCACTGTCTCCATAACAAATGGTTGCCTGGAGCCCTGAAACAAACAGACACAACACCCTTGTCAGTCTCCAGTACTACGCTGCATGCCTCCGAAGAATGTTGTGCCAGTTCTATTGCTGGGGATACATGCGTACACTGCTAATTGTAGGTGTGCTCTCCAGAAGGCCATCTACCAGCCTGAGCATCTCCCATCCACGATCGTTCCTGAAGGGATAGAGTTCCAGTGATGCTCACCAGCTACTGCTTACAATATAATTGCACAATCCTACTCGCTCTACCTGACTGTAATGTACTGAGGATGCTGGGTCATGGAGACTCCAGCATATTTTGGTACTCCCATATATCCCACCACCAAATCCTGCAGAGATTTAACCAAACAACATAGTGAATCTGAACTGCTTCTCTGCTCCAAGAGAGCAGACTGTGAAGATTAGCAAGATAAGAGGAAAGCAGCTAATTAGAAGTAACAGGTAAAAGAATAAAGAGCTAATCTCTCAGAACAGATGATATTCTGAACATGAGATTGAAGAAGCACCGAGGCAACTCAAGGTCAAGAGAATTAGTTCAGCTATGCTAGTGCCTAATAATAAGAGCAATGCACATCATGCAACACATAGTGATCCAATCTAGTGTGTTTCAGTATTATTCTAGCTTTTCTAAACAATACGTGATCCAACAAATTCTATTTCTGTAGATGAGCACTAGGAGGAACAACTTCTGTCTAACAAAACCAGATGATTCTCAGAAAGACAGTTTCTATTCAAAACAGAgaccctattcaaattcaaaatgaTGGAAACCTTACCGCCAAGCCATTTGTGTAGTCAAAGCAGCTGCAGTTGGTATAAGCAAATCATTAGCTCACCTCTGAACGGCCCATAAAAAATTTGGAAAAGAAAATGACAACCCATTGGTATACTGAACAGATAATACCTATAGCATGATGGTGCAATAACATCTACCAGGTCGTTTGCTGGGAGGCAAAAATAGGGAACCTGCTTCGAATTAGGCCCTGAATTAAATAGTCCATTGTGGAAGACACAAAGCTTCAAAATTATAGGCAAACAAATATTTACCTCTTCAATGTGCCCATCTAAATGCTTTAGGTGCACCTGTAAATATTCTCAGTTATACAATGCAATCATACATTAAAAAATTCTAAAGGAAAAGCATGGCAATTCCGTGAATGCCATGTGTTCTTGTGTTGATCCTAAAACTGCTTCTTGAGCTGTTGATATGGAAAGGTAAACTGCATTCCTATCCTATTGATTTTCCATACATGAAACTACCAAAATGGGGAAAAGAATGTATGCAGCTAATTATTTTCAATGTCATACCTTGTAGTCTTGCATAAATTCATAATGCATAACAGTTTCTGGCTCACTGCTTGCCGCTTTCAAGAATTTATCAAGCCCTTCACGTGTACCATTGTCAACTAAGAAATATTACAGTATATCAGAGCTACAATATATCTTCCATGACAGAAACTGTAAAGATTGACTGGTTTTAGAGGAGAAATCGAAATTACCACAGTTTGTGCCAAGCACATAAAGCTTTTCCAAACCAAGGTACTTTTCTACAGATCTCAAAGCTGTAGTTCAAACAATAACTTTAACAACTTTGACATTTGAATATTTGATAAAACATCACCAATAGAAAGAGAAGGCCAGGTGAAGGAAAACACCTTGCACTTGACAGCCCACACCACAGAAAAGAAGCCGCTTTACACCAGCTGCCTGCCAAAGGAAACCATGAACCTCTCTGGATTTATAAATTGGTCACTATAATGCTTTCACTATAGGATGTGTCTCATTATGGTTAGAGTGATGATTGGAATGGACTTTGAAACCCAATGGAATGTGGAGTCAAACGGGGCTGCTCCAGATTGAATAGGCTAACAGAATTACCCTTGCCCAAGCAACAAATTCAAATATAATTGAACTACTTCTAATTCTCTTGAACTGGGAAATGGGAACAAATATCAGGGCCAAGTAACCCTAAACTAATGACAAGACGGCTGATGTTCTCTCAGAGATCTGCTGCCATGACCCATTATCACTTCTATATGTTATACTTATAGGAAGGGAAAGGAGGCATGGTGCCATAGCTTGCATCGAAAATAAGGGGGACTGGGAAGAAAGTATAGCGTTAAAAGGAACGATTTACCTCGACTAAGGCAAGCGTATTGAGATTTGGTGATAATGTTGGCTTCACACCTTTGGCTGCAATTACTTCATCTGGTGTCCTACAAGAGCATGGCTACCTTATGTTAAAAAAAAAGGGCATGGCTACCGAGATTAAATGTTACTTCCATTCTAGAAAGCAAGGGGCATGATGATTAGCATGATTAATTCATGAATGGACTAATAACAAAAGTTTAAGCTCAAAATAGTTACAGAAAGTCTGGAATTGCAAATGTGTATCCAGTCAAGGAGTGTTATACACAAGCCATAAAGAAAAATTCTGAAAGCCATCAGTTTCACAATACCTGGCCAAAACCGGCCTTGGAGCAAGCCTGTCGTCAGGATCACTGCAGAGGGGATAAAAAACATTATTTGAATCCATGTGGTAATGCTTGTGCATTGCACtgagaaagaattatgtggcatTTGAATCTTATTTGGGTGCCTTTGTACACAAACCACAGCATCGACCATATTTGCTTTCAGCATCTCAACTGCGATTGTTGTCACTATTCCCGTCCACTGAGCTCCTGTTGCAAGGCACATATATGTTAAAGGGTACAGAACATAAGTTGCCAAGGTACAGTTTTGTCTAACAAAGGTTTGTCGAGTATATCAAGATAGTGCAGGAAATAAGATGCAACACTCGAGGTGTATTTGGTTTCAGTTTGTTAAGACAGGCCAGTGAGCAAGACTGTGGTATATTGCATATGCGTGCTTCCTTAGACGGATGCAGGCGGCTGTTGAAGGATAAGAACTTGTAAAAGGTAAGTTGCTACCTTGAACAGGTTCGGTCTTCCTGGCATACAAGAGTTGATCATAGACTCCAAAGTACATTTCATCCATGCCTTCCTTCCGGCCTCTCCCGTGGACTTGTGGCTCAAGATCCTAAATATAGTGAGGAGAGTGTTGGTATCTGTAAATTTGTGTCAACTTTTCTTTAGGGAAAAGGGGAGTTCCCCACTTTTATTTTGCTGAAACAAACCGTACAATTTGTGTCAAGCATTACTACTcaactccgttccaaattatagttcactttagcTTTATTCCAAATCAAAACTTCTTTTGCTTGACTTGACCTaagtttttataaaaaatatacatATTATCATCTACAActacaagttcaaataaatgcactatcaagacaTATTTCATGGAGAACTTAATGAAATTATTTTGATATTGTAGATG
This DNA window, taken from Miscanthus floridulus cultivar M001 chromosome 13, ASM1932011v1, whole genome shotgun sequence, encodes the following:
- the LOC136501120 gene encoding 7-hydroxymethyl chlorophyll a reductase, chloroplastic-like; the protein is MASTCLSLCLHASSPSSSSPGPRRSSLAFSLSSSSSKSKRTLKVRAKALREDWRQKSKPIPPGAVYPAKDHCSHCGLCDTYYVAHVKTACAFLGDGMSRVEDLEPQVHGRGRKEGMDEMYFGVYDQLLYARKTEPVQGAQWTGIVTTIAVEMLKANMVDAVVCVQSDPDDRLAPRPVLARTPDEVIAAKGVKPTLSPNLNTLALVEAAGVKRLLFCGVGCQVQALRSVEKYLGLEKLYVLGTNCVDNGTREGLDKFLKAASSEPETVMHYEFMQDYKVHLKHLDGHIEEVPYFCLPANDLVDVIAPSCYSCFDYTNGLADLVVGYMGVPKYAGVSMTQHPQYITVRNDRGWEMLRLVDGLLESTPTISSGSRQPFVMETVKADDAAKLGKGPSKPAPRFVGDILAFLLNLVGPKGLEFARYSLDYHTIRNYLHVRRAWGKQRAEQHIPGYAKKIVEAYDKDGRIEAMVTQSSD